The proteins below come from a single Haliaeetus albicilla chromosome 22, bHalAlb1.1, whole genome shotgun sequence genomic window:
- the MSS51 gene encoding putative protein MSS51 homolog, mitochondrial isoform X2, producing the protein MCTRAAWHQQAPPSSPPPQPGTSSGMVGGRRRGGGGRRGGPRQHPGNQEPTPSPASRSPAATMAQQKTGTAPKTGRPKKPVEEPVARAPDVDSLGFQAMDRNVPGLSHVILQKLNMKSYEDYKSAMDGRKSGSDFGIRTYFDMFQKMEDTFKFCAECKKLPNALPDPKSLRRCKRCQNVYYCGVACQRANWPLHKKFCKKLKLVALDRLVEWLVFTGDIPFPTETWTKPAQDVKGWEDWFSMQGQLEEKLDTILAGRYMTLLWANAGKPRPEDGELRESVRRLVTDFHSRPLTIGLGLRLFGIDPLAKALTVHVVGASHVETLNARLTDYDELMRMFPGHQGMEVVMVGVDVVDGPIMRPPLATPAPQGRVYLSSYKGLYHDFWESHVETKLAARPDLVVGFHPGEHGPAAPSILAQLASNGAHPPPLPAASRS; encoded by the exons ATGTGCACCAGAGCTGCCTGGCATCAACAGGCTCCTCCGTCCTCCCCGCCGCCACAGCCGGGGACAAGCAGCGGGATGGTGGGCGGGAGGCGGCgtgggggcggcgggcggcgggggggaccCCGGCAGCACCCAGGGAACCAAGAACCGACCCCCTCGCCTGCATCCCGCTCTCCTGCAGCCACCATGGCCCAGCAAAAGACAGGCACTGCCCCCAAAACCGGCCGCCCCAAGAAGCCTGTGGAGGAGCCGGTGGCGAGGGCACCCGATGTGGACTCACTGGGCTTCCAGGCCATGGACCGCAACGTGCCAGGGCTGTCCCACGTCATCCTCCAGAAGCTCAACATGAAGAGCTATGAGGACTACAA GTCTGCCATGGATGGGAGGAAGAGTGGCAGCGATTTTGGCATCCGGACTTACTTTGACATGTTCCAGAAGATGGAGGACACCTTCAAGTTTTGTGCCGAGTGCAAGAAGCTCCCTAATGCCCTCCCTGACCCCAAAAGCCTCCGACGATGCAAGAG GTGCCAAAATGTGTACTACTGCGGCGTGGCATGCCAGCGTGCCAACTGGCCGCTGCACAAGAAGTTCTGCAAGAAGCTGAAGCTGGTGGCCCTAGATAGGCTGGTGGAGTGGCTCGTCTTCACAG GAGACATCCCCTTCCCCACAGAGACCTGGACAAAACCTGCCCAGGACGTGAAGGGCTGGGAGGACTGGTTCTCCAtgcaggggcagctggaggagaagctGGACACCATCCTGGCCGGGCGGTACATGACCCTCCTCTGGGCCAACGCTGGGAAGCCCCGGCCAGAGGATGGGGAGCTGCGTGAATCTGTCCGGCGGCTGGTCACTGACTTCCACTCACGGCCGCTCACCATCGGATTGGGGCTACGGCTTTTCGGCATCGACCCCCTCGCCAAGGCCCTCACTGTGCATGTGGTGGGGGCATCCCACGTCGAGACCCTCAATGCCCGGCTGACGGACTATGACGAGCTGATGCGCATGTTCCCGGGGCACCAGGGCATGGAGGTGGTAATGGTGGGGGTGGACGTGGTCGATGGACCCATCATGAGGCCACCCCTGGCCACGCCGGCGCCCCAGGGAAGGGTCTATCTCAGCAGCTACAAGGGACTCTACCACGACTTCTGGGAGAGCCATGTGGAGACCAAGCTGGCTGCCCGCCCTGATTTGGTGGTGGGCTTTCACCCGG GTGAGCAtggccctgctgcccccagcaTACTGGCACAGCTGGCCAGTAACGGGGCCCATCCTCCCCCTCTCCCGGCAGCGAGCAGGAGCTGA
- the MSS51 gene encoding putative protein MSS51 homolog, mitochondrial isoform X1, translated as MCTRAAWHQQAPPSSPPPQPGTSSGMVGGRRRGGGGRRGGPRQHPGNQEPTPSPASRSPAATMAQQKTGTAPKTGRPKKPVEEPVARAPDVDSLGFQAMDRNVPGLSHVILQKLNMKSYEDYKSAMDGRKSGSDFGIRTYFDMFQKMEDTFKFCAECKKLPNALPDPKSLRRCKRCQNVYYCGVACQRANWPLHKKFCKKLKLVALDRLVEWLVFTGDIPFPTETWTKPAQDVKGWEDWFSMQGQLEEKLDTILAGRYMTLLWANAGKPRPEDGELRESVRRLVTDFHSRPLTIGLGLRLFGIDPLAKALTVHVVGASHVETLNARLTDYDELMRMFPGHQGMEVVMVGVDVVDGPIMRPPLATPAPQGRVYLSSYKGLYHDFWESHVETKLAARPDLVVGFHPGFHACPDLLAGWLPTLLLLRDYRLPVLFTVYSEQELKSSLQILVELETHIMGYATNPFASLRPEQVYSSPNKAPVYCSSYYITLLGPVTLAVPGAEELEDGDGWQGGECSAAGAAGSIAPGLG; from the exons ATGTGCACCAGAGCTGCCTGGCATCAACAGGCTCCTCCGTCCTCCCCGCCGCCACAGCCGGGGACAAGCAGCGGGATGGTGGGCGGGAGGCGGCgtgggggcggcgggcggcgggggggaccCCGGCAGCACCCAGGGAACCAAGAACCGACCCCCTCGCCTGCATCCCGCTCTCCTGCAGCCACCATGGCCCAGCAAAAGACAGGCACTGCCCCCAAAACCGGCCGCCCCAAGAAGCCTGTGGAGGAGCCGGTGGCGAGGGCACCCGATGTGGACTCACTGGGCTTCCAGGCCATGGACCGCAACGTGCCAGGGCTGTCCCACGTCATCCTCCAGAAGCTCAACATGAAGAGCTATGAGGACTACAA GTCTGCCATGGATGGGAGGAAGAGTGGCAGCGATTTTGGCATCCGGACTTACTTTGACATGTTCCAGAAGATGGAGGACACCTTCAAGTTTTGTGCCGAGTGCAAGAAGCTCCCTAATGCCCTCCCTGACCCCAAAAGCCTCCGACGATGCAAGAG GTGCCAAAATGTGTACTACTGCGGCGTGGCATGCCAGCGTGCCAACTGGCCGCTGCACAAGAAGTTCTGCAAGAAGCTGAAGCTGGTGGCCCTAGATAGGCTGGTGGAGTGGCTCGTCTTCACAG GAGACATCCCCTTCCCCACAGAGACCTGGACAAAACCTGCCCAGGACGTGAAGGGCTGGGAGGACTGGTTCTCCAtgcaggggcagctggaggagaagctGGACACCATCCTGGCCGGGCGGTACATGACCCTCCTCTGGGCCAACGCTGGGAAGCCCCGGCCAGAGGATGGGGAGCTGCGTGAATCTGTCCGGCGGCTGGTCACTGACTTCCACTCACGGCCGCTCACCATCGGATTGGGGCTACGGCTTTTCGGCATCGACCCCCTCGCCAAGGCCCTCACTGTGCATGTGGTGGGGGCATCCCACGTCGAGACCCTCAATGCCCGGCTGACGGACTATGACGAGCTGATGCGCATGTTCCCGGGGCACCAGGGCATGGAGGTGGTAATGGTGGGGGTGGACGTGGTCGATGGACCCATCATGAGGCCACCCCTGGCCACGCCGGCGCCCCAGGGAAGGGTCTATCTCAGCAGCTACAAGGGACTCTACCACGACTTCTGGGAGAGCCATGTGGAGACCAAGCTGGCTGCCCGCCCTGATTTGGTGGTGGGCTTTCACCCGG GTTTCCATGCCTGTCCAGACTTGCTGGCGGGCTGGCTGcccaccctgctgctgctgcgggacTACCGCCTGCCTGTCCTCTTCACCGTTTACAG CGAGCAGGAGCTGAAGTCCTCCCTGCAGATCCTGGTGGAGCTCGAGACGCACATCATGGGCTACGCCACCAACCCCTTCGCCTCGCTCCGGCCAGAGCAGGTCTACTCCAGTCCCAACAAGGCACCCGTCTACTGCAGCTCTTACTACATCACCCTGCTGGGGCCAGTGACATTGGCTGTGCCGGGTGCTGAGGAGCTGGAGGATGGTGAtggctggcagggaggggagtGCAGTGCTGCCGGTGCAGCTGGGAGCATcgccccagggctgggctga
- the LOC138690496 gene encoding cytoplasmic phosphatidylinositol transfer protein 1-like isoform X1 has product MLIKEYRICMPLTTEEYRVGQLYTISKHSHQESEKGEGVEVVKNEPHEDPIHGPGQFTEKRVHLSSKLPSWARAVTPRIFYITEKAWNYYPYTITEYTCSFLPKFSIYIETKYEDNCGDSENIFRSDKILGDHEVSFLDIAFDEIPERYYRSLEDPRFFSSAKTGRGPLREGWRQHTKPIMCSYKLVSVKFEVWGLQTRVEQFVHKVIRDILLIGHRQAFAWVDEWCGMTMEEVRRYERETQEATNELIGLVAPTISVSEVGQPTATHSAPASAPSTPLSDEAPDFLAPPKTRPRKKSAPETLTLPALRERASAE; this is encoded by the exons ATGCTCATCAAGGAGTACCGCATCTGCATGCCGCTCACCACCGAGGAG TACCGCGTAGGGCAGCTCTACACCATCAGCAAGCATAGTCACCAGGAGAGCGAGAAGGGCGAGGGTGTGGAGGTGGTGAAGAACGAGCCCCACGAGGACCCCATCCACGGCCCCGGCCAGTTCACCGAGAAGCGCGTCCACCTCTCCAG CAAACTGCCGAGCTGGGCACGGGCGGTGACCCCCCGCATCTTCTACATCACGGAGAAGGCCTGGAACTACTACCCCTACACCATCACTG AGTACACG TGCTCCTTCCTGCCCAAGTTCTCCATCTACATCGAGACCAAGTACGAGGACAACTGCGGTGACAGTGAGAAT atcTTCCGCAGCGATAAAATCCTGGGTGACCACGAGGTCTCCTTCCTGGACATCGCCTTTGACGAGATCCCCGAGCGTTACTACCGCAGCTTGGAG GACCCCCGTTTCTTCAGCTCGGCCAAGACGGGCCGGGGGCCGCTGCGGGAGGGCTGGCGTCAGCACACCAAGCCCATCATGTGCTCCTACAAGCTGGTGAGCGTCAAGTTCGAGGTGTGGGGGCTGCAGACGCGGGTGGAGCAGTTTGTGCACAAg GTGATCCGGGACATCCTGCTGATCGGACACCGGCAGGCTTTCGCCTGGGTGGACGAGTGGTGCG GGATGACAATGGAGGAGGTGCGGCGCTACGAGCGGGAGACGCAGGAGGCCACCAACGAGCTCATCGGCCTGGTGGCACCCACCATCTCGGTCAGCGAGGTGGGGCAGCCCACGGCCACGCACTCGGCCCCCGCCAGCGCCCCGTCCACCCCCCTCAGCGACGAGGCCCCCGATTTCCTCGCTCCTCCCAAGACTCGCCCGCGCAAGAAGTCGGCGCCGGAGACCCTGACGTTGCCTGCGCTGCGGGAACGCGCCAGTGCCGAGTGA
- the LOC138690496 gene encoding cytoplasmic phosphatidylinositol transfer protein 1-like isoform X2, with protein MLIKEYRICMPLTTEEYRVGQLYTISKHSHQESEKGEGVEVVKNEPHEDPIHGPGQFTEKRVHLSSKLPSWARAVTPRIFYITEKAWNYYPYTITEYTCSFLPKFSIYIETKYEDNCGDSENIFRSDKILGDHEVSFLDIAFDEIPERYYRSLEDPRFFSSAKTGRGPLREGWRQHTKPIMCSYKLVSVKFEVWGLQTRVEQFVHKVIRDILLIGHRQAFAWVDEWCDMSLEEVRAFETQMQVATNQKLGSQHP; from the exons ATGCTCATCAAGGAGTACCGCATCTGCATGCCGCTCACCACCGAGGAG TACCGCGTAGGGCAGCTCTACACCATCAGCAAGCATAGTCACCAGGAGAGCGAGAAGGGCGAGGGTGTGGAGGTGGTGAAGAACGAGCCCCACGAGGACCCCATCCACGGCCCCGGCCAGTTCACCGAGAAGCGCGTCCACCTCTCCAG CAAACTGCCGAGCTGGGCACGGGCGGTGACCCCCCGCATCTTCTACATCACGGAGAAGGCCTGGAACTACTACCCCTACACCATCACTG AGTACACG TGCTCCTTCCTGCCCAAGTTCTCCATCTACATCGAGACCAAGTACGAGGACAACTGCGGTGACAGTGAGAAT atcTTCCGCAGCGATAAAATCCTGGGTGACCACGAGGTCTCCTTCCTGGACATCGCCTTTGACGAGATCCCCGAGCGTTACTACCGCAGCTTGGAG GACCCCCGTTTCTTCAGCTCGGCCAAGACGGGCCGGGGGCCGCTGCGGGAGGGCTGGCGTCAGCACACCAAGCCCATCATGTGCTCCTACAAGCTGGTGAGCGTCAAGTTCGAGGTGTGGGGGCTGCAGACGCGGGTGGAGCAGTTTGTGCACAAg GTGATCCGGGACATCCTGCTGATCGGACACCGGCAGGCTTTCGCCTGGGTGGACGAGTGGTGCG ACATGTCCCTGGAAGAGGTCCGGGCCTTCGAGACTCAGATGCAAGTGGCCACAAACCAAAAGCTGGGGAGTCAGCACCCCTAA